The Lactuca sativa cultivar Salinas chromosome 2, Lsat_Salinas_v11, whole genome shotgun sequence genome includes a window with the following:
- the LOC128132045 gene encoding uncharacterized protein LOC128132045 has protein sequence MDVMTLVFGKEKDGFLKGVGIGVTYNIYFNVPRNKGSSKEEIKDLKVALHNGKLELEKKDVELKALSTKVNEQDQTLKLVLAHLKAKGADFPNLSHTVLRYFK, from the exons ATGGATGTCATGACCTTAGTTTTTGGCAAGGAAAAGGACGGATTTTTAAAGGGTGTCGGCATAGGAGTTACTTACAACATATATTTCAATGTTCCTCGCAATAAAGGATCATCTAAGGAAGAAATCAAAGATCTTAAAGTTGCATTGCATAATGGAAAACTTGAGCTTGAGAAAAAAGATGTTGAACTCAAGGCTTTGTCTACAAAGGTTAATGAACAAGATCAAACACTAAAGCTAGTTTTGGCTCATCTTAAAGCAAAAGGAGCTGACTTTCCAAATCTGTCTCATACAGTTCTAA GGTATTTCAAGTGA